The following proteins are co-located in the Pseudomonas synxantha genome:
- the glpK gene encoding glycerol kinase GlpK, whose translation MTDIQNKNYIIALDQGTTSSRAIIFDRDANVVCTAQREFTQHYPQAGWVEHDPMEIFATQSAVMVEALAQAGLHHDQVAAIGITNQRETTVVWDKITGRPIYNAIVWQCRRSTEICQQLKRDGHEQYINDTTGLVTDPYFSGTKLKWILDNVEGSRERARNGELLFGTIDSWLIWKFTGGKTHVTDYTNASRTMLFNIHTLEWDAKMLEILEVPREMLPQVKSSSEIYGRTKSGIAIGGIAGDQQAALFGQMCVEAGQAKNTYGTGCFLLMNTGDKAVKSKHGMLTTIACGPRGEVAYALEGAVFNGGSTVQWLRDELKIINDAHDTEYFAGKVKDSNGVYLVPAFTGLGAPYWDPYARGALFGLTRGVRVDHIIRAALESIAFQTRDVLDAMQQDSGERLKALRVDGGAVANNFLMQFQADILGTQVERPQMRETTALGAAYLAGLACGFWGSLDELRGKAVIEREFDPQLDEAAKEKLYAGWQKAVSRTRDWEPHEGAE comes from the coding sequence ATGACCGACATTCAGAATAAGAACTACATCATTGCCCTTGACCAGGGCACTACCAGTTCCCGGGCGATCATCTTCGATCGTGACGCCAACGTGGTGTGCACCGCCCAGCGTGAATTCACCCAGCATTACCCGCAAGCCGGCTGGGTCGAACATGACCCGATGGAAATCTTTGCCACCCAGAGCGCGGTGATGGTCGAAGCGCTGGCGCAAGCCGGCCTGCACCATGACCAGGTCGCCGCCATTGGCATCACCAACCAGCGCGAGACCACCGTAGTCTGGGACAAGATCACCGGCCGCCCGATCTACAACGCGATCGTCTGGCAGTGCCGCCGCAGTACCGAAATCTGCCAGCAGCTCAAGCGCGACGGCCACGAGCAGTACATCAACGACACCACCGGGCTGGTCACCGACCCCTACTTTTCCGGCACCAAACTCAAGTGGATCCTCGATAACGTTGAAGGCAGCCGCGAGCGTGCACGCAATGGCGAACTGCTGTTCGGCACCATCGATAGCTGGCTGATCTGGAAGTTTACCGGCGGCAAGACCCACGTCACCGACTACACCAACGCCTCGCGCACCATGCTCTTCAACATCCACACCCTGGAGTGGGATGCGAAGATGCTGGAGATTCTGGAGGTGCCGCGGGAAATGCTGCCGCAAGTGAAGTCTTCCTCCGAAATCTATGGCCGCACCAAGAGCGGCATCGCCATCGGCGGCATCGCCGGTGACCAACAAGCCGCGCTGTTCGGCCAAATGTGCGTGGAAGCCGGCCAGGCCAAGAACACCTACGGCACCGGCTGCTTCCTGCTGATGAACACCGGCGACAAGGCAGTGAAATCCAAGCACGGCATGCTCACCACCATCGCCTGCGGCCCACGCGGTGAAGTGGCCTACGCCCTTGAAGGCGCGGTCTTCAACGGCGGTTCCACCGTGCAATGGCTGCGTGACGAGCTGAAAATCATCAATGACGCCCACGACACCGAATACTTTGCCGGCAAGGTCAAGGACAGCAACGGCGTGTATCTGGTCCCGGCTTTCACCGGGCTGGGCGCGCCTTATTGGGACCCGTATGCCCGTGGTGCGCTGTTCGGCCTGACTCGCGGCGTACGCGTGGACCACATTATTCGTGCAGCCCTGGAGTCGATTGCCTTCCAGACCCGCGATGTACTCGACGCAATGCAACAAGATTCTGGCGAACGCCTCAAGGCCCTGCGTGTGGATGGCGGTGCGGTTGCCAACAACTTCCTGATGCAATTCCAGGCCGACATCCTCGGTACCCAGGTCGAACGCCCGCAAATGCGCGAAACCACTGCCCTCGGCGCTGCCTACCTGGCCGGCCTGGCGTGTGGCTTCTGGGGCAGCCTGGACGAACTGCGTGGCAAGGCGGTGATCGAGCGCGAATTCGACCCCCAACTGGACGAAGCCGCCAAAGAGAAGCTCTACGCCGGCTGGCAAAAAGCGGTGAGTCGCACCCGTGATTGGGAACCTCACGAAGGCGCTGAATAG
- a CDS encoding DeoR/GlpR family transcriptional regulator, with translation MNLPPRQQQILELVRERGYVSIEEMAQLFVVTPQTIRRDINQLADANLLRRYHGGAAYDSSVENTAYAMRADQMRDEKQRIGEAIAAQIPDHASLFINIGTTTESIARALLNHNHLKIITNNLNVATMLSAKDDFDVLLTGGNVRRDGGVVGQASVDFINQFKVDFALVGISGIDEDGSLLDFDYQEVRVSQAIIANARQVILAADSSKFGRNAMIRLGPISLVDCLVTDQQPVPALVQLLNEHKVRLEVV, from the coding sequence ATGAATCTGCCTCCCCGCCAACAACAAATCCTCGAACTGGTCCGCGAACGCGGTTATGTCAGTATCGAGGAAATGGCGCAGCTATTCGTTGTTACCCCGCAAACCATCCGCCGTGATATCAACCAGTTGGCGGACGCCAATCTGTTGCGCCGCTACCACGGCGGCGCGGCCTATGACTCCAGTGTCGAGAACACCGCGTATGCCATGCGTGCAGACCAGATGCGCGACGAGAAACAGCGCATCGGTGAAGCCATCGCGGCGCAAATTCCCGACCACGCCTCGCTGTTCATCAATATCGGCACCACCACCGAATCCATCGCTCGTGCACTGCTCAATCACAACCACCTGAAAATCATCACCAACAACCTCAACGTCGCCACGATGCTCAGTGCCAAGGACGACTTCGATGTGTTGCTCACCGGCGGCAACGTACGCCGCGATGGCGGTGTGGTCGGCCAGGCCAGTGTGGATTTCATCAACCAGTTCAAGGTCGACTTTGCCCTGGTGGGCATCAGCGGTATCGACGAGGACGGCAGCCTGCTCGACTTCGATTACCAGGAAGTGCGGGTTTCCCAGGCAATCATTGCCAATGCACGCCAGGTGATCCTGGCAGCGGACTCCAGCAAGTTCGGGCGCAATGCCATGATTCGCCTGGGGCCGATCAGCCTGGTGGACTGCCTGGTGACTGATCAGCAGCCAGTGCCGGCGTTAGTGCAGTTGTTGAATGAGCATAAGGTTCGGCTGGAAGTCGTGTAG
- the glpD gene encoding glycerol-3-phosphate dehydrogenase codes for MNPSTLPAPPLAEVYDVAVIGGGINGVGIAADAAGRGLSVFLCEKDDLASHTSSASSKLIHGGLRYLEHYEFRLVREALAEREVLLAKAPHIVKQMRFVLPHRPHLRPAWMIRAGLFLYDHLGKREKLAGSKSLKFGADSPLKSEITKGFEYSDCWVDDARLVVLNAMAAREKGAHIHTQTRCISAHRSNGMWEMNMERADGSLFSIRARALVNAAGPWVAKFIRDDLKLDSPYGIRLIQGSHLIVPRLYEGAHAHILQNEDQRIVFTIPYLNHLTIIGTTDREYTGDPAKVAITEGETDYMLKVVNAHFKKQLSRDDIVHTYSGVRPLCNDESDNPSAITRDYTLALSGGNGEAPILSVFGGKLTTYRKLAESAMAQLAPYFTQMRPSWTATASLPGGENMTTPEALADAIRAKFDWIPSEIARRWSTTYGSRTWRLLEGVQSLADLGDHLGGGLYSREVDYLCAEEWVTQPQDVLWRRTKLGLFTTPQEQDNVQRYLAKVEQSRSKIEAA; via the coding sequence ATGAACCCTTCCACCTTGCCTGCTCCACCGCTTGCCGAAGTCTATGACGTTGCCGTAATCGGTGGCGGGATCAATGGCGTCGGCATTGCAGCAGACGCAGCCGGTCGCGGTTTGTCGGTATTCCTTTGCGAAAAGGACGACCTGGCCAGCCACACCTCATCGGCCAGCAGCAAGCTGATCCACGGCGGCTTGCGCTACCTGGAACATTACGAATTCCGCCTGGTGCGTGAAGCCCTGGCCGAACGTGAAGTGCTGCTGGCCAAGGCACCGCATATCGTCAAGCAGATGCGCTTCGTACTGCCCCACCGTCCGCACTTGCGTCCGGCCTGGATGATTCGTGCCGGCTTGTTCCTTTATGACCACTTGGGCAAGCGGGAGAAACTGGCGGGTTCCAAAAGCCTCAAGTTCGGCGCCGACAGCCCGCTGAAAAGCGAAATCACCAAGGGCTTCGAATACTCCGACTGCTGGGTGGATGACGCCCGCCTGGTGGTACTCAACGCCATGGCTGCCCGTGAAAAAGGCGCGCACATCCATACCCAGACCCGTTGCATCAGCGCCCATCGCAGCAACGGCATGTGGGAGATGAACATGGAACGTGCCGATGGCAGCCTGTTCTCGATCCGCGCCCGCGCACTGGTGAATGCTGCCGGCCCGTGGGTCGCCAAGTTCATCAGGGACGACCTCAAGCTGGATTCGCCCTACGGCATCCGCCTGATCCAGGGCAGCCACCTGATCGTGCCAAGACTGTACGAAGGCGCCCACGCGCACATCCTGCAGAACGAAGACCAACGCATCGTCTTCACTATTCCGTACCTGAACCACCTGACCATCATCGGCACCACTGATCGCGAATACACCGGCGACCCGGCGAAAGTAGCGATTACAGAAGGTGAAACCGACTACATGCTCAAGGTGGTCAACGCGCACTTCAAGAAACAGCTGAGCCGTGACGATATCGTCCACACCTACTCCGGCGTGCGCCCACTGTGCAACGACGAGTCGGACAACCCGTCGGCCATCACCCGCGACTACACCCTGGCGCTGTCCGGCGGCAATGGCGAAGCGCCGATCCTGTCGGTGTTCGGCGGCAAGCTCACCACCTATCGCAAGCTGGCCGAGTCGGCCATGGCCCAGCTGGCGCCGTACTTCACCCAGATGCGCCCAAGCTGGACAGCCACGGCCAGCCTGCCCGGCGGTGAAAACATGACCACGCCCGAAGCCCTGGCCGATGCGATCCGCGCCAAGTTCGACTGGATCCCGAGCGAAATCGCCCGCCGCTGGTCCACCACCTACGGCAGCCGCACCTGGCGCCTGCTGGAGGGCGTGCAATCGCTGGCCGACCTGGGTGACCACCTGGGTGGCGGCCTGTACAGCCGTGAAGTTGATTACCTGTGCGCCGAAGAATGGGTGACGCAACCGCAGGACGTACTGTGGCGCCGTACCAAGCTTGGCCTGTTCACCACCCCGCAAGAGCAGGACAACGTGCAACGCTACCTGGCGAAGGTCGAACAGAGCCGTAGCAAGATCGAAGCGGCCTGA
- a CDS encoding glutamate/aspartate ABC transporter substrate-binding protein: MRIVPHILGAAIAAALISTPVFAAELTGTLKKINDSGTITLAHRDSSIPFSYIADGSGKPVGYSHDIQLAVVEALKKDLNKPDLKVKYNLVTSQTRIPLIQNGTADLECGSTTNNAERAQQVDFSTNIFEIGTRLLVKKDKEGKPSYSDFADLKGKNVVTTAGTTSERIIKAMNADKQMGMNVISAKDHGESFQMLESGRAVAFMMDDALLAGEEAKAKKPDDWVITGTPQSFEAYACMVRKGDPAFKKAVDDAIVGLFKSGEINKIYAKWFESPIPPKGLNLNFPMSEKVKELIANPTDKPAPEVKI, encoded by the coding sequence ATGCGCATCGTTCCCCATATCCTGGGCGCAGCTATTGCTGCTGCTCTGATCAGCACTCCAGTTTTCGCCGCCGAACTCACCGGCACACTGAAGAAAATCAACGACTCCGGCACCATCACTCTCGCTCACCGCGACAGCTCCATTCCGTTTTCCTACATCGCGGATGGTTCGGGCAAACCCGTGGGCTACTCCCACGACATTCAGCTGGCCGTCGTTGAAGCCCTGAAAAAAGACCTGAACAAGCCCGACCTGAAGGTCAAGTACAACCTGGTGACTTCGCAAACCCGTATTCCGCTGATCCAGAACGGCACCGCGGACCTCGAGTGCGGCTCCACCACCAACAACGCCGAACGCGCCCAGCAAGTCGATTTTTCGACCAACATCTTCGAAATCGGCACCCGCCTGCTGGTCAAGAAAGACAAGGAAGGCAAGCCCTCCTACAGCGACTTTGCCGATCTTAAGGGCAAGAACGTCGTGACCACCGCTGGCACCACGTCCGAGCGCATCATCAAGGCGATGAACGCCGACAAGCAGATGGGCATGAACGTCATCTCCGCCAAGGACCATGGCGAATCCTTCCAGATGCTCGAAAGCGGCCGTGCCGTTGCGTTCATGATGGATGACGCCCTGCTCGCCGGTGAAGAAGCCAAGGCCAAGAAGCCGGACGATTGGGTCATCACCGGTACTCCGCAGTCCTTTGAAGCCTATGCCTGCATGGTGCGCAAAGGCGACCCGGCCTTCAAGAAAGCCGTGGATGACGCCATCGTCGGGCTGTTCAAATCCGGCGAAATCAACAAGATCTACGCCAAATGGTTCGAGAGCCCTATTCCACCAAAAGGCCTGAACCTCAACTTCCCGATGAGCGAAAAGGTCAAGGAACTGATCGCGAATCCGACCGACAAGCCGGCACCGGAAGTAAAGATCTGA
- a CDS encoding amino acid ABC transporter permease → MNYNWDWGVFFKSTGVGSETYLDWYIAGLGWTIAIAVVAWIIALLLGSILGVMRTVPNRIVSGIATCYVELFRNVPLLVQLFIWYFLVPDLLPQNLQDWYKQDLNPTTSAYLSVVVCLGLFTAARVCEQVRTGIQALPRGQESAARAMGFKLPQIYWNVLLPQAYRIIIPPLTSEFLNVFKNSSVASLIGLMELLAQTKQTAEFSANLFEAFTLATLIYFTLNMSLMLLMRMVEKKVAVPGLISVGGK, encoded by the coding sequence ATGAATTACAACTGGGACTGGGGCGTGTTCTTCAAGTCCACTGGCGTTGGCAGCGAGACGTATCTCGACTGGTACATCGCCGGCCTGGGCTGGACCATTGCCATCGCTGTCGTGGCATGGATCATCGCCTTGCTGCTGGGCTCCATTCTGGGGGTCATGCGCACCGTGCCAAACCGCATCGTATCGGGCATTGCGACCTGCTACGTGGAACTGTTTCGTAACGTGCCGTTGCTGGTTCAGCTGTTCATCTGGTACTTCCTGGTGCCCGACCTGCTGCCACAGAACCTGCAGGACTGGTACAAGCAAGACCTTAACCCGACTACCTCGGCCTACCTGAGCGTTGTCGTGTGCCTGGGCCTGTTCACCGCCGCCCGCGTGTGTGAACAAGTGCGTACCGGCATCCAGGCGCTGCCCCGTGGCCAGGAGTCCGCCGCACGCGCCATGGGCTTCAAGCTGCCGCAGATCTACTGGAACGTGCTGCTGCCCCAGGCCTATCGCATCATCATTCCGCCGCTTACCTCGGAATTCCTCAACGTGTTCAAGAACTCCTCGGTGGCGTCCTTGATCGGCTTGATGGAACTGTTGGCGCAAACCAAGCAGACCGCCGAGTTCTCGGCCAACCTGTTCGAAGCCTTCACCTTGGCCACGCTGATCTATTTCACCCTGAACATGAGCCTGATGTTGCTGATGCGCATGGTCGAGAAGAAAGTCGCGGTGCCCGGCCTGATCTCCGTGGGGGGTAAATAA
- a CDS encoding amino acid ABC transporter permease — MEFDFSGIIPAIPGLWNGMVMTLQLMVMGVVGGIILGTILALMRLSSSKLLSRVAGAYVNYFRSIPLLLVITWFYLAVPFVLRWITGEDTPIGAFTSCVVAFMMFEAAYFCEIVRAGVQSIPKGQMAAAQAMGMTYGQTMRLIILPQAFRKMTPLLLQQSIILFQDTSLVYTVGLVDFLNSARSNGDIIGRSNEFLIFAGVVYFIISFSASLLVKRLQKRFAV; from the coding sequence ATGGAATTTGATTTCAGCGGCATCATCCCCGCCATCCCGGGCCTGTGGAACGGCATGGTCATGACCCTGCAGTTGATGGTCATGGGCGTGGTCGGCGGCATCATCCTGGGTACGATCCTTGCGTTGATGCGCCTGTCGTCCAGCAAACTGCTGTCGCGTGTGGCCGGCGCCTATGTGAACTACTTCCGCTCGATCCCGCTGCTGCTGGTGATTACCTGGTTCTACCTGGCGGTGCCGTTCGTGCTGCGCTGGATCACCGGCGAAGACACTCCCATCGGTGCGTTCACCTCCTGCGTCGTGGCGTTCATGATGTTCGAAGCCGCGTATTTCTGCGAAATCGTGCGAGCCGGCGTGCAGTCGATTCCCAAGGGCCAGATGGCGGCGGCACAAGCCATGGGCATGACCTACGGGCAGACCATGCGCCTGATCATCCTGCCCCAGGCGTTCCGCAAGATGACGCCACTGTTGCTGCAACAATCGATCATCCTGTTCCAGGACACTTCGCTGGTCTACACCGTGGGCCTGGTGGACTTCCTCAACTCCGCCCGCTCCAACGGCGACATCATCGGCCGCTCCAATGAGTTCCTGATCTTTGCCGGTGTCGTCTACTTCATCATCAGCTTTTCCGCCTCGCTGCTGGTCAAGCGTCTGCAAAAAAGGTTTGCCGTATGA
- a CDS encoding amino acid ABC transporter ATP-binding protein — translation MISIKNINKWYGDFQVLTDCSTEVKKGEVIVVCGPSGSGKSTLIKCVNALEPFQKGDVVVDGTSIADPKTNLPKLRSRVGMVFQHFELFPHLTITENLTIAQIKVLGRSKEEATKKGLQLLDRVGLSAHAHKHPGQLSGGQQQRVAIARALAMDPIVMLFDEPTSALDPEMVNEVLDVMVQLAQEGMTMMCVTHEMGFARKVADRVIFMDAGKIIEDCPKEEFFGDISARSERAQHFLEKILQH, via the coding sequence ATGATCTCTATCAAGAACATCAACAAGTGGTATGGCGACTTCCAGGTGCTGACCGACTGCAGCACCGAGGTTAAAAAAGGCGAAGTGATCGTGGTGTGCGGGCCGTCCGGCTCGGGCAAATCCACCCTGATCAAGTGCGTCAACGCTTTGGAACCGTTCCAGAAAGGCGACGTAGTGGTCGATGGCACCTCCATCGCCGACCCGAAGACCAACCTGCCGAAACTGCGTTCGCGGGTGGGCATGGTGTTCCAGCACTTCGAGCTGTTCCCGCACCTGACCATTACCGAAAACCTGACCATCGCGCAGATCAAGGTGCTGGGCCGCAGCAAGGAAGAAGCCACCAAGAAAGGCCTGCAGCTGCTTGACCGCGTGGGCTTGTCGGCACACGCCCACAAGCATCCTGGCCAGCTCTCCGGGGGCCAGCAGCAACGTGTGGCAATTGCCCGCGCACTGGCCATGGACCCGATCGTCATGCTGTTCGACGAACCGACCTCGGCACTGGACCCGGAAATGGTCAACGAAGTGCTCGACGTGATGGTGCAACTGGCCCAGGAAGGCATGACCATGATGTGCGTGACCCACGAAATGGGCTTTGCACGCAAAGTGGCCGACCGCGTGATCTTCATGGACGCCGGCAAGATCATCGAGGACTGCCCGAAGGAAGAGTTCTTCGGCGACATCAGCGCCCGCTCCGAACGTGCGCAGCACTTCCTTGAGAAAATTCTGCAGCACTAA
- a CDS encoding sensor histidine kinase, producing MKCDPNQYRAAPPSLAVKPRLIRQLFLPPLIIALMVGLGYIGFWVSEYYGIRTLSDNGERQLELHARTVESELSKYTYLPSLLELESSVSRLLADPNQETRTTVNAYLEGLNRRSRSRAIYVMDTTGRVLATSNWRDADSYQGEDLSFRAYFQNAVRGQPGRFYGIGSTNGEPGYYLAHGLEEHGKIIGVAVVKVRLEALEERWQRARLEAFVSDENGIIILSSDPARRLKAVRPLSEDTKERLAHSLQYYWATLNELQPLARERLNEGTEKLTFPANSEVVNDEHAVSYLAQTRPLNDTPWHFTLLTPLNDLRRAAINQGILVAVAFGLVAFLLIAWNERRKVIATRLAAREALQEANSQLERRIAERTADLRASNERLKGQIRERRQAEETLRHAQDELVQAGKLAAIGQMSTSIAHELNQPLAALRTLSGNTVRFLERGALDTASTNLKAINELIDRMGRITASLRSFARRGDDQGEANLGKAVDAAFQVLGARLDGLPLTLHRDFINVQLQIDQTRLEQILVNLIGNALDAMQAQPAPQLWLEGQVVDGKYRLRVRDNGHGIDPETRKHLFEPFFTTKPGEQGLGLGLTLSASLAAATGGNLAVEHPAGGGTAFVLSLPLVGTQQAEST from the coding sequence ATGAAATGCGACCCCAATCAATATCGCGCCGCGCCGCCATCACTTGCCGTGAAGCCTCGTCTGATACGCCAACTCTTCCTGCCGCCGTTGATCATCGCCCTGATGGTCGGCTTGGGCTATATCGGCTTCTGGGTCAGTGAGTACTATGGCATCCGCACCCTCAGCGATAACGGCGAACGCCAGTTGGAACTGCACGCCCGCACCGTCGAAAGCGAACTGAGCAAATACACCTACCTGCCCAGCCTGTTGGAGCTCGAGTCGAGCGTTTCGCGGTTGCTGGCCGACCCGAACCAGGAAACCCGCACCACGGTCAATGCTTACCTCGAGGGCCTGAACCGCCGCAGTCGCAGCCGGGCCATCTACGTGATGGACACCACCGGCCGCGTGCTGGCCACCAGTAACTGGCGCGATGCCGACAGTTACCAGGGCGAAGACCTGTCCTTCCGCGCCTATTTCCAGAATGCCGTACGCGGCCAGCCCGGCCGCTTCTATGGCATCGGCAGCACCAACGGCGAACCCGGCTATTACCTGGCCCATGGCTTGGAAGAGCATGGCAAGATTATCGGCGTCGCGGTGGTCAAGGTCCGCCTCGAGGCCTTGGAAGAACGCTGGCAACGCGCCCGCCTCGAAGCTTTCGTAAGCGACGAGAACGGCATCATCATCCTCTCCAGCGACCCGGCCCGCCGCCTCAAGGCCGTACGCCCACTGAGCGAAGACACCAAGGAACGCCTGGCCCACAGCCTGCAATATTACTGGGCAACGCTCAACGAACTGCAGCCCCTGGCCCGTGAGCGCCTGAACGAAGGCACCGAGAAACTGACCTTCCCGGCCAACAGCGAAGTGGTCAACGACGAGCACGCCGTCAGCTACCTGGCGCAAACCCGTCCGCTCAACGACACACCGTGGCATTTCACCCTGCTCACCCCGCTCAACGACCTGCGCCGTGCCGCAATCAACCAGGGCATCCTGGTAGCCGTTGCCTTTGGCCTGGTGGCCTTCTTGCTGATTGCCTGGAATGAACGGCGCAAAGTCATTGCCACCCGCCTCGCTGCCCGGGAAGCCCTGCAGGAAGCCAACAGCCAACTGGAACGGCGGATTGCCGAACGCACCGCCGACCTGCGCGCCAGCAACGAACGGCTCAAGGGCCAGATCCGCGAACGGCGCCAGGCCGAAGAAACCCTGCGCCACGCCCAGGACGAACTGGTGCAGGCCGGCAAACTCGCGGCCATCGGCCAGATGTCCACCAGCATCGCCCACGAATTGAACCAACCGCTGGCGGCCCTGCGCACGCTGTCGGGCAACACGGTGCGTTTCCTCGAGCGCGGCGCCCTGGACACCGCCAGTACCAACCTCAAGGCCATCAACGAATTGATCGACCGCATGGGCCGCATCACCGCCAGCCTGCGCTCCTTTGCCCGACGCGGTGACGACCAGGGCGAAGCCAACCTCGGCAAGGCCGTGGACGCCGCGTTCCAGGTACTGGGCGCACGCCTGGACGGCCTGCCGTTGACCTTGCACCGTGACTTCATCAACGTCCAATTGCAGATCGACCAGACGCGCCTGGAGCAGATCCTGGTCAACCTGATCGGCAATGCCCTTGATGCGATGCAAGCGCAACCGGCACCGCAGCTATGGCTGGAAGGCCAGGTCGTCGATGGCAAATACCGCCTGCGGGTGCGTGACAACGGCCATGGCATCGACCCCGAGACGCGCAAGCATTTGTTCGAACCGTTCTTCACCACCAAGCCTGGCGAGCAGGGCCTGGGCCTGGGCCTGACGCTATCGGCCAGTCTCGCGGCGGCCACCGGCGGCAATCTCGCCGTGGAGCACCCTGCCGGTGGTGGTACTGCCTTTGTCCTGAGCCTGCCGCTGGTGGGCACTCAACAAGCCGAGTCGACATGA
- a CDS encoding sigma-54-dependent transcriptional regulator gives MLGCQQALALEDIPSIGVGSAEEALHRIGENFAGVVISDIRLPGIDGLELLTRLKALDKSLPVVLITGHGDISMAVGAMRNGAYDFMEKPFSPERLVEVARRALEQRGLAREVWSLRRQLAERDSLEGRIIGRSPAMQNLRELIANVADTSANVLIEGETGTGKELVARCLHDFSRRHSHQFVALNCGGLPENLFESEIFGHEANAFTGAGKRRIGKIEHAHQGTLFLDEVESMPINLQIKLLRVLQERTLERLGSNQSVAVDCRVIAATKSDLDELSRASQFRSDLYYRLNVVTLELPPLRERREDILQLFEHFLQQSSLRFDRSVPDLDNQTLSSLMSHDWPGNVRELRNVAERFALGLPAFKKSGAGSGNQGLAFTEAVEAFERNLLSDALQRSGGNLTQASQELGMAKTTLFDKVKKYGLSH, from the coding sequence CTGCTGGGCTGCCAGCAAGCCCTGGCGCTGGAAGACATTCCCAGCATCGGTGTGGGCAGTGCCGAAGAGGCGCTGCATCGCATCGGCGAAAACTTCGCCGGCGTCGTCATCAGCGATATCCGCCTGCCGGGTATCGACGGCCTGGAACTGCTGACCCGACTCAAGGCCCTGGATAAAAGCCTGCCGGTGGTACTGATCACCGGGCACGGCGACATCTCCATGGCGGTGGGTGCCATGCGCAATGGCGCCTACGACTTCATGGAAAAGCCCTTCTCCCCCGAACGCCTGGTGGAAGTCGCCCGCCGCGCCCTGGAGCAGCGCGGGCTGGCGCGGGAAGTCTGGTCGTTGCGTCGCCAACTGGCCGAGCGCGACTCGTTGGAAGGCCGCATCATTGGCCGCTCGCCGGCGATGCAAAACCTGCGCGAACTGATCGCCAACGTCGCCGACACCTCGGCCAACGTGCTGATCGAAGGCGAGACCGGCACCGGCAAGGAGTTGGTCGCGCGCTGCCTGCATGATTTCAGCCGGCGCCATTCCCACCAGTTCGTCGCCTTGAACTGCGGAGGCCTGCCGGAGAACCTGTTCGAAAGCGAAATTTTCGGCCACGAAGCCAACGCCTTTACCGGCGCCGGCAAGCGCCGCATCGGCAAGATCGAGCACGCCCACCAAGGCACACTCTTCCTCGATGAAGTGGAAAGCATGCCGATCAACCTGCAGATCAAACTGCTGCGTGTCCTACAGGAACGCACCCTGGAACGCCTGGGTTCGAACCAGAGCGTGGCGGTGGATTGCCGGGTTATCGCCGCCACCAAGTCCGACCTCGACGAACTGAGCCGCGCCAGCCAGTTCCGCAGCGACCTGTACTACCGCCTCAATGTGGTGACCCTGGAACTGCCGCCCCTGCGCGAGCGGCGCGAAGACATCCTGCAGCTGTTCGAACACTTCCTGCAGCAATCGTCACTGCGCTTCGACCGCAGCGTCCCGGACCTCGACAACCAGACCTTGTCCAGCCTGATGAGCCACGACTGGCCGGGCAACGTGCGGGAGCTACGCAACGTCGCCGAACGCTTCGCCCTCGGCCTGCCCGCCTTCAAGAAAAGCGGCGCCGGCAGCGGTAACCAGGGGCTGGCCTTTACCGAGGCAGTGGAAGCCTTTGAGCGCAACCTGCTCAGCGACGCCCTGCAACGCAGCGGCGGCAACCTGACCCAGGCCAGCCAGGAACTGGGAATGGCCAAGACCACGTTGTTCGACAAGGTCAAGAAATACGGGTTGAGCCACTGA
- a CDS encoding GlpM family protein yields MDLFLKAALGAAVVLILAALAKTRNYYIAGLVPLFPTFALIAHYIVGKGRSVEDLKTTIVFGMWSIIPYFVYLATLYVMVDRMRLEASLAVAAVAWLMAATVLVSVWVRFHT; encoded by the coding sequence ATGGACCTGTTTTTGAAGGCTGCCCTTGGCGCGGCGGTGGTATTGATCCTGGCGGCGCTGGCCAAGACCAGGAACTATTACATCGCGGGGCTGGTGCCGCTGTTTCCGACCTTTGCGTTGATTGCCCATTACATCGTCGGCAAGGGCCGTTCGGTGGAAGATTTGAAGACCACCATCGTGTTTGGAATGTGGTCGATCATTCCGTATTTTGTGTATTTGGCGACCTTGTATGTGATGGTCGATCGGATGCGGCTTGAAGCGTCGCTGGCGGTAGCGGCGGTGGCGTGGTTGATGGCGGCGACGGTGCTGGTCAGCGTGTGGGTACGCTTCCATACCTGA